One part of the Populus alba chromosome 18, ASM523922v2, whole genome shotgun sequence genome encodes these proteins:
- the LOC118056710 gene encoding beta-galactosidase 7, producing the protein MKLSGSQIEILLIASLALLCSSSATTVDYDSNAVIINGERKIIFAGAIHYPRSTPEMWPELFQKAKEGGIDAIETYIFWDRHEPVRRQYDFSGNQDIVKFFKLAQEAGLHVILRIGPYVCAEWSYGGFPMWLHNIPGIELRTDNEIYKNEMQIFTTKIVDVCKEAKLFAPQGGPIILAQIENEYGNVMGPYGDAGRRYVNWCAQMAVGQNVGVPWIMCQQSNAPQPMINTCNGFYCDQFKPNNPKSPKMWTENWSGWFKLWGGRDPYRTAEDLAFSVARFIQNGGVLNSYYMYHGGTNFGRTAGGPYITTSYDYNAPLDEYGNLNQPKWGHLKQLHAAIKLGERILTNGTVTSKNFWGGVDQTTFTNQGTGERFCFLSNANMEEANVDLGQDGKYSLPAWSVTILQDCNKEIHNTAKVNTQTSIMVKKLHEEDKPVQLSWTWAPEPMKGVLQGKGRFRAAELLEQKETTVDTTDYLWYMTSVNLNETTLKKWTNVTLRVGTRGHTLHAYVNKKEIGTQFSKQANGQQSVKGDDYSFLFEKPVTLTSGTNTISLLSATVGLANYGQYYDKKPVGIAEGPVQLVANGKPFMDLTSSQWSYKIGLSGEAKRYNDPNSPHASKFTASDNIPTGRAMTWYKTTFSSPSGTEPVVVDLLGMGKGHAWVNGESLGRFWPTQIADAKGCPDTCDYRGSYNGDKCATNCGNPSQRWYHIPRSYLNKDGQNTLILFEEVGGNPTNVSFQIVAVETICGNAYEGSTLELSCEGGRTISDIQFASYGDPEGTCGAFMKGSFYATRSAAVVEKACVGKQSCGILVSDETFGLKKRSDIANRLAVQAVCTGYIDNDLESRKKKKNN; encoded by the exons ATGAAGCTGTCAGGTTCTCAGATTGAAATTCTTCTTATTGCGAGTTTAGCATTGCTATGCTCAAGCTCAGCAACAACTGTTGATTACGATTCCAATGCTGTTATCATCAATGGTGAACGGAAAATCATTTTCGCAGGAGCAATTCACTATCCGCGTAGCACGCCTGAG ATGTGGCCAGAGCTATTCCAGAAGGCGAAGGAAGGTGGCATTGATGCTATTGAAACTTATATCTTCTGGGACCGCCATGAGCCGGTCCGCCGGCAG TATGATTTCTCTGGGAATCAGGACATTGTAAAATTCTTTAAGCTCGCTCAAGAAGCTGGACTTCACGTCATTCTCCGGATTGGTCCGTATGTCTGTGCTGAATGGTCATACGG AGGCTTCCCCATGTGGCTACACAACATTCCAGGGATTGAATTGAGAACGGATAACGAGATTTACAAG AACGAGATGCAAATCTTTACCACCAAGATCGTGGACGTGTGCAAAGAAGCAAAGTTGTTTGCACCACAGGGAGGGCCTATAATTTTAGCACAG ATTGAGAATGAATATGGAAACGTTATGGGACCTTATGGAGACGCAGGGAGAAGGTACGTCAATTGGTGTGCACAGATGGCAGTAGGACAGAACGTTGGAGTCCCATGGATTATGTGCCAGCAGTCCAACGCTCCACAACCCATG ATTAATACATGCAATGGATTTTACTGCGACCAGTTCAAGCCAAACAACCCTAAGAGTCCCAAAATGTGGACAGAAAACTGGAGTGGATG GTTCAAGCTTTGGGGTGGCAGAGATCCATATAGAACTGCTGAAGATTTGGCCTTTTCAGTGGCACGCTTTATCCAAAATGGCGGAGTCTTGAACAGCTATTATATG TATCATGGAGGAACGAATTTTGGACGCACAGCAGGAGGTCCATACATTACAACATCATATGACTACAATGCTCCTCTGGATGAATATG GTAACTTGAATCAGCCCAAGTGGGGTCACCTCAAGCAACTTCACGCAGCTATCAAACTGGGGGAGAGAATTCTCACTAATGGCACCGTGACATCCAAGAATTTCTGGGGCGGGGTCGAT CAAACCACATTCACCAACCAAGGGACTGGAGAGAGATTCTGTTTCTTGAGCAATGCAAACATGGAGGAAGCCAATGTAGACTTGGGACAGGATGGGAAGTACTCCTTGCCTGCTTGGTCTGTTACTATTCTTCAAGATTGCAACAAAGAAATTCACAACACTGCAAAGGTTAATACCCAGACCTCAATAATGGTCAAGAAGCTACACGAGGAGGATAAACCAGTTCAACTTTCCTGGACGTGGGCACCAGAACCCATGAAAGGTGTACTCCAAGGAAAGGGTAGATTCAGAGCCGCCGAGCTTCTTGAGCAGAAAGAAACAACTGTTGATACTACTGACTATCTGTGGTACATGACTAG TGTTAACCTTAACGAGACGACACTGAAGAAGTGGACTAATGTGACCCTGCGAGTTGGCACCAGAGGCCATACACTTCATGCTTATGTTAACAAGAAGGAGATTG GAACCCAGTTTTCCAAGCAAGCCAACGGTCAACAATCAGTCAAGGGAGATGATTACAGTTTTCTATTTGAGAAGCCAGTTACTCTCACTTCTGGGACGAACACCATAAGCTTACTCAGTGCCACTGTTGGATTGGCT AATTATGGTcaatattatgataaaaaacCTGTTGGCATTGCTGAAGGGCCCGTCCAGTTGGTAGCAAATGGGAAACCTTTCATGGACTTGACGTCATCTCAGTGGTCTTACAAG ATTGGGTTGAGCGGTGAGGCCAAAAGATACAATGATCCAAATTCGCCACATGCCAGTAAATTTACTGCCAGTGATAACATTCCTACCGGAAGAGCCATGACATGGTACAAG ACCACATTTTCCAGTCCTTCAGGTACTGAACCAGTAGTGGTAGACTTGCTAGGCATGGGCAAAGGGCATGCCTGGGTGAATGGAGAAAGCCTTGGTCGCTTCTGGCCTACGCAAATTGCTGATGCCAAAGGATGCCCTGACACTTGTGACTACCGTGGATCTTATAATGGTGATAAATGTGCGACGAACTGCGGCAATCCTTCTCAAAGATGGTACCATATCCCAAGGTCATACCTTAACAAGGATGGCCAAAACACCTTGATCTTGTTTGAGGAAGTGGGCGGGAACCCTACAAATGTGTCGTTCCAGATTGTTGCTGTGGAGACAATATGTGGAAATGCATATGAAGGAAGCACATTAGAATTGTCATGCGAAGGTGGCCGAACCATCTCAGACATTCAATTCGCCAGCTATGGAGACCCTGAGGGAACATGCGGCGCGTTCATGAAGGGCTCCTTCTACGCCACTCGCAGTGCGGCGGTAGTGGAAAAG GCATGTGTTGGGAAACAGAGCTGTGGAATTCTTGTATCAGATGAAACGTTTGGATTAAAGAAGCGTTCTGACATTGCCAATAGGCTGGCGGTGCAAGCTGTCTGCACTGGGTACATTGACAACGATCTCGAGTCccggaagaaaaagaaaaacaactaa